The Chrysemys picta bellii isolate R12L10 chromosome 12, ASM1138683v2, whole genome shotgun sequence genome has a segment encoding these proteins:
- the LOC135974819 gene encoding zinc finger protein RFP-like yields MSDITLMRISEMDKERMLRESLQRPGPYAAMLCKAMIPDVEKRPDLRSPDSVTLSPVDVTLDPDTAHPKLVLSEDRKRVRHRDIWQDLPNNPERFDTYPEVLGAEGFVGGRRYWEVEVGEKPEWDLGVCRESVNRKGLVTLSPEDGYWAVRLRDGEYKALTSPWTPLPVSVRPSRVGIFLDYEAGEVSFYNVTDRSHLFTFTGTFSGTLRPYFNLCFSAGGTNAASLIICPVPAQAGGNLCP; encoded by the exons atgagcgacatcactctgatgaggatttcagagATGGATAAAGAAAggatgcttcgggaaagcctgcaaagaccagggccgtatgccgccatgctctgcaaggcgatgatccctga TGTGGAGAAGCGCCCAGATCTACGCAG ccctgactctgtgactctctccccagtggacgtgactctggatccagacacggctcatcccaaactcgtcctgtctgaggatcggaaacGTGTGAGACACAGAGACATATGGCAGGAtctgcccaacaaccctgagagatttgataCATACCCTGAAGTCCTGGGTGCTGAGGGGTTCGTGGGCGGGAGgcgttactgggaggtggaggtgggagagaagCCTGAGTGGGACCTGGGGGTTTGTAGGGAATCTGTGAACAGGAAGGGTCTGGTCACACTCTCACCTGAGGATGGATACTGGGCCGTGCGGCTGAGGGATGGGGAATACAAGGCCCTCACCTCCCCCTGGACCCCCCTCCCCGTGAGCGTCAGGCCCAGCCGGGTGGGGATTTTCCTGGACTATGAGGCGGGCGAGGTCTCGTTTTACAATGTGACTGACAGGTCCcatctcttcactttcactggCACCTTCTCCGGGACGCTCCGCCCTTATTTCAATCTTTGTTTCAGTGCTGGGGGTACAAACGCGGCTTCCCTGATAATCTGCCCGGTCCCAGCTCAGGCCGGAGGGAATctctgtccctga